CGAAAGTGCGGGCAAGCTGAGGGAATCCGGCTTTGCGGATCTTGGCTTCCCACTGGTAGTCGCCGCGCTTGTAAAAGCTGGCCATCTGTCGTCCTCCGACGTCTCCGTCATAAGCAGTGTCGGAGAATTGTCGGAAAAAGGCCTGCGTATAAATTCCAGAGCCCTTTTTGAGGGGTCTGCGGGGGCATTTGCCCCAGGCCACAGAGTGGCGCGCCCGGCTGGGATCGAACCAGCAACCCCTGCCTTCGGAGGGCAGTACTCTATCCATTGAGCTACGGGCGCAACAGGGGCATTCTAGCAGCGGCTTTGTACGGGTTACGCCACGCTGCGGCCCGACCTATAATCACCTTCTTGGCATGAGGCTTTCCGGCCACGAGCAAGGCCCCTCACTGCCGTTTTTCAACCTCCAGCGCACGACAACACCCCATGAGCCAAGCGCCCCAATCTCACGAGTCCGGCCACGAAGGCCCGATCAGCACCCCTCAGCAACTGGTGGCCGCCGTCGTGGCCGCGTTCGTGGTGCCGGTGGTCATCATCGTGCTGCTGGTCAACTACGTCACCTCCAGCGCCAAAGATTCGGCAGGCAGCGATGCCTTGTCGGCCCAGGCCGTGTCCGAGCGCATCATGCCGGTCAGTCAGGTGGACCTGAAGCTGGTTTCGGCCAACACCGGCCCCCGCTCTGGCGAAGAGATCTACAAGGCCGCTTGCGCCGCCTGCCACGCCGCAGGCGCCCTGGGTGCGCCCATCTTTGCAGATGCCGGCGCCTGGGGTGGCCGCATCGGCAAGGGCCTGGAAACGCTGGCCCTGCACGCCATCAAGGGCTTCAACGCCATGCCCCCGCAAGGTGGTGGCGAGATGTCGGACACCGAGATCACCGCCGCCGTGGTGTACATGGCCAATGCGGGCGGCGCCAAGTTTGAAGCGCCCGCCATGCCGGCCGCTGCGGCGTCTGAGGCTGCGGCCCAGTAAACACCAGGCCCCCAAAAAAAACCGGCTCTGGCAGCCGGTTTTTTCATGGGCCAGCGGCCTGAAGCCACGGCGCCTCAGCCCTGGGCTTGCGGGTGCAATTGATAGCCAAACCGCTGGGGCAGCTCGTCAAAACGACACTCGCTGAGCGTCAGGCCACTGGCCTCCAGGGCGTCGGCGGCCACGTCCATGTCCAGCGAGCGCACCAGGCCAAAGCCCGCATCGGTGTCGATGAACAGCCGGCCATGCTCGTCCAGCCAGGCAGAGCGCAGCGTTTGCGCCTCCAGGCCCGTGTGCGCCTGCCATGCGTAGGCTGCCTGGACCGGCGTGCCCGGCGTCACCTGGGTTGCGCGCCGAACGCCCCAGACCAGCGGGCT
This genomic window from Aquabacterium sp. A3 contains:
- a CDS encoding c-type cytochrome, yielding MSQAPQSHESGHEGPISTPQQLVAAVVAAFVVPVVIIVLLVNYVTSSAKDSAGSDALSAQAVSERIMPVSQVDLKLVSANTGPRSGEEIYKAACAACHAAGALGAPIFADAGAWGGRIGKGLETLALHAIKGFNAMPPQGGGEMSDTEITAAVVYMANAGGAKFEAPAMPAAAASEAAAQ
- a CDS encoding DUF2946 family protein, encoding MDDIVKAALKKWPNVPHCHDWLALDARGDWYLRDAPTQAAGPFPQSKGQRVVHDKLKAFIERNYEHDEQGAWYFQNGPQRVYVTLEASPLVWGVRRATQVTPGTPVQAAYAWQAHTGLEAQTLRSAWLDEHGRLFIDTDAGFGLVRSLDMDVAADALEASGLTLSECRFDELPQRFGYQLHPQAQG